Proteins encoded in a region of the Candidatus Nitrospira nitrificans genome:
- a CDS encoding NAD(P)/FAD-dependent oxidoreductase — MTRTIIIVGASFAGIKAAWDLRHLLDEKHRILIISDKPRTTFRASFPRVLFENLDLEKITMNLAENFKATGIEFICDPMISVDQHNDEIVCQSGRRHFDYLILATGARHAYEVLPGSREFAYSVCDPGRILETREALLKFQGGEFFCGVGAGYTPCDGPPMEVLMDLDHRLRMIGVRENARLHLISDKECLLPPGGPEVWKYLEDLFEKRGIIVHLEVGLVRMDAKTLYFNDRSALPYDLCVLVPPYRGIKALENSGLTDERGFVPADWNTWRADQSIHRNIYAVGDCIGNPGPRQGHLALMQATVAAEHVAWRINRKGSVRAYLPEFRCVMDQGGGNGLYLYSQYMSDGDVLEIKLGTEPYASKIRFEEIFLEKRGDIGELHHQMVK, encoded by the coding sequence ATGACGAGAACAATCATCATCGTTGGCGCCTCGTTTGCTGGAATCAAAGCGGCGTGGGACCTGCGCCATCTTCTCGATGAGAAGCATCGAATTCTCATTATTTCCGACAAACCCCGGACTACATTTCGAGCCTCGTTTCCCCGGGTGTTGTTTGAAAATCTCGACCTTGAGAAGATCACCATGAATCTTGCCGAAAATTTCAAGGCTACCGGCATTGAGTTCATCTGTGACCCCATGATTTCCGTAGACCAGCACAACGATGAAATTGTGTGTCAGAGCGGGCGTCGCCATTTCGATTACCTCATCTTGGCGACAGGCGCACGTCATGCCTATGAAGTCCTACCCGGATCACGCGAGTTTGCCTATTCGGTGTGCGATCCAGGAAGAATCCTTGAAACGCGGGAAGCTCTGCTGAAGTTTCAAGGCGGAGAGTTCTTCTGTGGGGTGGGCGCAGGTTATACACCCTGCGATGGTCCACCGATGGAGGTCCTCATGGATCTCGATCACCGATTGCGCATGATAGGTGTTCGAGAGAATGCGCGTCTTCACCTGATCAGCGATAAGGAATGTCTTTTGCCCCCAGGCGGTCCGGAGGTTTGGAAATACCTGGAAGATCTCTTCGAAAAGCGCGGGATCATCGTCCATCTGGAAGTTGGTCTTGTACGAATGGATGCAAAGACGCTCTATTTTAATGATCGGAGTGCTCTGCCCTATGACTTATGTGTCCTGGTGCCACCGTATCGAGGAATCAAGGCGCTGGAAAATTCCGGCCTGACAGACGAACGAGGATTCGTCCCCGCAGACTGGAACACATGGCGCGCTGACCAATCAATCCACCGGAACATTTATGCGGTCGGGGATTGCATCGGCAATCCCGGTCCCCGGCAGGGGCATCTGGCCCTGATGCAGGCGACGGTCGCGGCTGAGCATGTCGCTTGGAGGATCAACCGGAAAGGCTCGGTGAGGGCATATCTGCCGGAGTTTCGTTGCGTGATGGATCAGGGGGGTGGGAATGGTCTGTATCTCTATTCGCAATACATGTCGGACGGCGATGTGTTGGAAATCAAACTAGGAACCGAACCATATGCGTCAAAAATCCGCTTCGAAGAGATTTTCTTGGAAAAGAGGGGTGACATCGGCGAACTTCATCATCAAATGGTCAAATAA